Proteins encoded by one window of Arachis hypogaea cultivar Tifrunner chromosome 1, arahy.Tifrunner.gnm2.J5K5, whole genome shotgun sequence:
- the LOC112802995 gene encoding uncharacterized protein isoform X3, with protein MPSFNASNSNEQHDMETNSARVAANEDVAKNSKDLFEQFDGKDTDATDMGKKGSWFSEITRVFTHHSKEKQIINKFASCVI; from the exons ATGCCCAGCTT TAATGCTTCTAATAGCAATGAGCAACATGACATGGAGACCAATTCTGCTCGTGTTGCAGCAAATGAAGATGTGGCAAAGAACAGCAAGGATCTCTTTGAGCAGTTTGATG GAAAAGATACTGATGCTACTGATATGGGAAAGAAGGGTAGTTGGTTTTCTGAAATAACGAGGGTTTTCACACACCACTCCAAGGAGAAGCAA ATTATTAACAAGTTCGCGAGTTGTGTCATATGA
- the LOC112803009 gene encoding uncharacterized protein: protein MLFMSQHSRLNKILSTVRRESIESIRDGSLTITPKLRRRRSAGSKQLYTHTGGSKSFARQMEEVSEQQGRRVSRGKLWITSAQKKDGFYINDDARAIGERIEEIEKQNESSRVLSQNDSIVKIFRKEKPVEYVMWVLDQLLVNFSV from the exons ATGCTTTTTATGAGCCAACATTCACGATTGAACAAAATATTGAGCACCGTCCGCCGGGAATCGATCGAGAGCATTAGAGATGGTTCCTTGACTATTACGCCAAAGCTGAGACGAAG GAGAAGTGCAGGATCAAAACAACTATATACCCACACTGGCGGTTCGAAAAGCTTTGCACGGCAGATGGAAGAAGTG TCAGAACAACAAGGGAGAAGAGTCAGTAGAGGAAAGTTATGGATCACCAGTGCACAAAAAAAAGATGGCTTCTATATCAATGATGATGCAAGAGCAATTGGT GAAAGAATTGAGGAGATTGAAAAACAGAATGAGTCATCTAGGGTGTTGTCTCAAAATGATTCTATTGTTAAGATTTTCAGAAAAGAGAAACCGGTAGAGTACGTGATGTGGGTTTTGGACCAACTCCTAGTCAACTTTTCGGTCTAA
- the LOC112802995 gene encoding cyclin-D5-1 isoform X1, giving the protein MEKCSVPELSVFQSKDYCFESKVIRRMEILVLTTLDWNMSIITPYDFLPYFITKFCNQPPETTIFSKTMQLIFTTIKEVGIMDHKPSVVAAAATLVSSDQQLTIEVVELKISSIPQHRFLDLKDVFSCYNLI; this is encoded by the exons ATGGAAAAATGCAGTGTACCTGAGCTATCAGTATTTCAGTCAAAAGATTACTGCTTTGAGAGCAAAGTGATTAGGAGAATGGAGATTTTGGTGCTAACCACATTGGATTGGAATATGAGCATTATAACCCCCTATGATTTCCTTCCTTATTTCATTACAAAGTTTTGCAATCAACCCCCAGAAACTACCATTTTTTCCAAGACCATGCAACTCATCTTCACCACAATCAAAG AGGTGGGCATAATGGATCACAAACCATCTGTTGTTGCAGCTGCAGCTACTTTGGTGTCATCGGATCAGCAACTAACCATAGAAGTTGTAGAGTTGAAGATTAGTTCAATTCCTCAACATAGGTTTCTTGATCTT AAAGATGTATTTTCCTGCTACAATCTAATTTAA
- the LOC112718190 gene encoding uncharacterized protein — MMFFNSAFDPILCRSFPTYLDGAALLWFSKIPADSISSFEDLAGSFIEYFAASRIYVQGSDYLSTIKQGQHESLKDYMTRFAKAIVEIPDLDPKVHLHALKSSLRPGKFQETIAVTKPRTLEEFRKKAVVQMGIEELREARRAEKQPLREEEKHPKTPNQKDNKKPFKLTPKYNAYTQFNSIREYIIKKILNAKIIKPPSRVGSYQDQRYVDKSKHCTFHQKFGHTTDECVIAKDLLERLARQGHLDKYISSRMQQTRQNTTDLQTEQNPITTEKVKPQPPPTRIVINCISGGFAAGEYINSARKRSYRTMLMVQTMKEVATHQPAIPGITFE, encoded by the coding sequence ATGATGTTCTTTAACAGTGCCTTTGACCCTATACTTTGTCGTTCTTTTCCGACTTATTTAGATGGTGCTGCTTTACTTTGGTTTTCGAAGATTCCTGCAGATTCCATCTCTAGCTTCGAGGATTTGGCGGGGTCCTTTATTGAGTATTTTGCAGCTTCGAGAATATATGTCCAGGGGTCGGATTACCTCAGCACCATCAAGCAAGGCCAGCATGAAAGTTTAAAGGATTATATGACCAGGTTCGCCAAGGCAATCGTAGAAATACCCGACCTCGACCCCAAAGTACACCTCCACGCACTAAAGAGCAGCCTGAGACCAGGTAAATTTCAGGAGACAATAGCTGTAACCAAACCAAGGACCTTGGAGGAATTTCGCAAAAAAGCGGTAGTACAAATGGGAATCGAAGAGCTTAGAGAAGCTCGGCGAGCAGAAAAACAACCTCTGCGAGAAGAGGAAAAACACCCCAAGACACCAAACCAGAAAGACAATAAGAAACCTTTCAAACTAACACCAAAATATAATGCCTATACCCAGTTCAACTCCATAAGAGAATACATCATCAAGAAAATATTGAATGCAAAGATCATCAAGCCACCTAGCAGAGTAGGCTCGTATCAAGACCAAAGATACGTCGACAAATCAAAACACTGCACCTTCCATCAAAAGTTCGGCCACACAACCGACGAATGCGTGATAGCTAAAGACCTCCTGGAGAGGTTGGCCAGGCAAGGACACCTGGACAAATATATAAGCAGCCGAATGCAACAGACCCGACAGAACACTACCGACCTTCAAACGGAGCAGAACCCAATCACCACAGAAAAGGTCAAGCCTCAACCACCTCCAACAAGAATAGTCATAAACTGCATCTCGGGAGGATTTGCAGCGGGCGAATATATAAACTCAGCAAGGAAACGAAGTTACAGAACCATGTTAATGGTCCAGACGATGAAAGAAGTAGCCACACACCAACCAGCCATACCTGGCATCACTTTCGAATAG
- the LOC112802995 gene encoding uncharacterized protein isoform X2, translating to MLLIAMSNMTWRPILLVLQQMKMWQRTARISLSSLMTKQALGGRVRILLLGAAPLPRHVEEFMRVTSGSTLSQGYGKDTDATDMGKKGSWFSEITRVFTHHSKEKQIINKFASCVI from the exons ATGCTTCTAATAGCAATGAGCAACATGACATGGAGACCAATTCTGCTCGTGTTGCAGCAAATGAAGATGTGGCAAAGAACAGCAAGGATCTCTTTGAGCAGTTTGATG ACAAAACAAGCATTAGGTGGACGAGTTCGCATCTTGTTATTAGGAGCTGCTCCTTTGCCTAGACATGTTGAGGAGTTTATGAGGGTCACTAGTGGATCTACATTATCACAAGGATATG GAAAAGATACTGATGCTACTGATATGGGAAAGAAGGGTAGTTGGTTTTCTGAAATAACGAGGGTTTTCACACACCACTCCAAGGAGAAGCAA ATTATTAACAAGTTCGCGAGTTGTGTCATATGA